AAGAACTTTGCGCCATGTTGGACGAGTGGGATATTTACCACCGCCGCAAAGATCTGCCAGAAGAAGTGTGGCAGTACATTAAAGACAAGGGCTTTCTCGGCCTGATTATTCCCGAAGAATACGGCGGCAAGCATTTTAGTCCTTATGCGCAAAGCCGTACCGTGGGCAAAATAGCCAGCCGCTCCACCGTGGCGGCGGTATCTGTCATGGTGCCCAATTCATTGGGCCCCGGTGAGCTGTTGGTGAAATATGGCACGGACGAGCAGAAGCAATATTGGCTGCCCAAACTGGCGGTGGGTGAAGAAGTCCCCTGTTTTGGGCTGACCAGCCCGGAAGCGGGCTCTGATGCGGGGGCCATTCCCGATGTGGGGATTGTCTGTCGGCAAGAATACGAGGGGCAGGACACCCTCGGCGTTAAATTGAGCTTTTCTAAGCGCTGGATCACGCTGGCACCGATTGCCACTGTGGTGGGTTTGGCGTTCAAATTGCGCGATCCAGAGGGGCTGATTGGCGATCAAGTCGAACGGGGTATTACCTGTGCGCTAGTCCCCGCTTCACAACCGGGTATGGAAATTGGTCGTCGCCACAATCCCGGCTCGCCGTTTATGAACGGGCCGATGACGGGGGTGGAAGTGTTTATCCCCATGTCGATGTTAATTGGCGGTCAAGAGCGTGTCGGTCAAGGCTGGCGAATGCTGGTGGAATGTCTGGGTGCTGGCCGGGGTGTGTCGCTTCCTGCGTTGTCCACCGCTGGCGGTGAAATGAGTTATTTAATGGTGGGGGCCTTTGCCCGCATCCGTCGCCAATTTGGTATTTCGGTGGGTAAGTTTGAGGGGGTTCAAGAAGCCACCGCGGATATTGCGGCCAGCGGCTATACCTTGGAAGCCTATCGGGCATTTGTTACCCGGGCGCTGGAAGATGGTGCGCCCTCAGTGCTGACCGCCATGGCCAAATATCACGCCACCGAAATGATGCGTGAAGTGGTTAACGACAGCATGGATGTACTGGGCGGACGCGGTATTCAAATGGGGCCACGTAATTTTATGGCGTTGGTATACCAATCTATTCCCATTGCTATCACTGTTGAAGGCGCCAATATTCTCACCCGTTCTATGATTATCTTTGGTCAGGGCGCGATTCGCTGTCACCCCTATTTGGCAGAGGAACTGGTGGTAATACAAGAAGAAGGCGAAGAGGCACTGTTACGCTTTGACGAATTGCTCACCGCACATCTCGGTCATGCAATTGGGGTGATCTGCAGGGCCATTGCCAAAGGTGTGACGGCTGGTTGGTTGGCCGCACCCAAGAAGGACACGGCATTTTCTAAACGCTGGTATCGCTACTTGGATCGCTACAGCGCGGCGTTGGCGGCCAGCGCTGATATTGCCTTGGCTACCCTGGGCGGTGATTTAAAACGTAAAGAACTGCTATCGGCTCGACTCGGTGATGTGCATAGCCAATTGGTGATTGCCTGTGCTTTGCTGAAATATCAAGAAAGCCTGCCAGACACTGAGGCTAACCGCTTGCATGCTGAGTACTCTCTGCGTCGCTGCTTTAAGGCCCTGAATATTTCCTTGAATGCGTTTTACGACAATCTACCCGTTCCCGGTTTGGGCATGGTTATGCGGCGCTTGTTTTTCCCTTGGGGAACGCCTGTACCGACATTGCGAGACAGCCAAATTCGGCGCTTGGGTAGCTTGATTATGGAGCCCAATGATGTGCGTAAAGCGCTTTCAGAAGCGGTTTTTATCAGCAAAGATCCTGAGGACAGCACCGGCCGGGTGAATGTGACTTATCAAGAGTTGATCGAGTTGGAAGATGATTACGATCGTTTTCTTAAAGCCGAATCAAAAGGTGAGCTCAGTGGTAAGTCGGTGGATGACCGCATTGATAACGCTGCGGAAAAAGGCCTGTTCAGTGCCGAGATGGCAGAGCGCTTAAAGCGCTATGAAGCACGTCGCTACGACTGTCTGTTGACCGATGCCTTTGATCCGACTCTTGAAAATGTCGATATTCGAATTGCTCGACCCTAAAAACAAGAATGTCAGAGGTTATTTTTAGCCATCCCAACCCCATGATTGTCGCCAATGCGGAAAATGTATTGGCGGCAGCCGGAATTGAATGTGAACTGAGAAACAGCTTCGCTATTGGTGCCAGCGGTGGCTTGGCCTGTCAGGATGTGTGGCCACAGTTACTGGTGGCCGATAGTGATATAGAAAAAGCCCAGTGCCTGTTAAAGAAAATTGCTCATCATGACGGCGATGATTGGCAGTGTTCGGCATGTGGCGAAGATAATGCCCCAGCGTTTGAACTGTGTTGGCACTGCGGTGCAACATTGCCCCATAACTAGTTGCCACAGGTGCATCTTATTTGGCTTGGGTTCGCATTTTTGGAATGCCAAATGCATTTCATGTGAATTAGGGGAAATTGCTTACTGTTTTAGTGTGGCAAGTTTCGTATATTTACCCTAGTTATTTGGAATTGCGAACATCCAGGTCGTGATTTGGGACGGGTGGCTTCTTGATCACTAAGTTTTTGGCTAACGCCAAAGGCGATCGCGGTAGGATGACACCATTTTTGGGGACCACAGTGTGGTCCCCTTTTTTGTGTCTGAATGGTGCTGGTTTATGTCCTAAACAGCGGCAGAATTAGAGTTGGCTAATATCCCGCACCGCACCGCGATCGGCGCTGGTCACCATTTTGGCATAGGCTTTGAGTGCCGCAGAGACTTTGCGAGGACGCTCATTGACGGGCTTCCAGCCGTCAGCGCCTTTCGCATCCATGGCTTTGCGGCGTTTGGCCAATTCACTTTCGTCCAGCAAGACATTAATGCTGCGGTTAGGAATATCGATGCGAATAATATCGCCTTTATTGACCAGCGCAATGGCGCCACCAGCGGCGGCTTCGGGAGAAGCGTGGCCAATCGACAGGCCAGATGTACCACCCGAGAAGCGACCATCGGTGAGCAAGGCGCAAGCCTTGCCCAAACCTTTGGATTTGATATAGCTGGTGGGGTAGAGCATTTCCTGCATGCCCGGTCCGCCTTTAGGTCCTTCGTAGCGAACAATAACCACATCGCCGGCTTTAACCCGGTCGTTGAGAATATCGTCAACCGCGCCCTCTTGGCTTTCGCAGATATGAGCAGGGCCTTCAAAGACCAAAATGCTCTCGTCGACGCCAGAGGTTTTCACCACGCAGCCATCAACAGCGATATTGCCGTAGAGCACGGCCAAGCCGCCTTCTAGAGAGAAGGCGTGCTCAATAGAGCGGATGCAGCCATTTTCCCGATCGGCGTCCAAAGAGGGCCAGCGCGTGTTTTGGCTGAAGGCTTGCTGGGTGGGGATGCCTGCCGGACCAGCCTTATAAAAGTCTTTTACCGCTTCCAGCTCGGTCTGCATGATGTCCCACTGGGCCAGCGAGGCGGCAACGCTGCTGGCGTGAACAGTGGGTAGATCGGTGTGTAACAGACCTGCCCGGTCCAATTCACCCAAAATGGCCACAACACCGCCAGCGCGGTGTACGTCTTCCATGTGATACAGCGGGGTGTTGGGTGCGACCTTACACAGCTGAGGGACTTTGCGAGACAAGGCGTCAATATCCTTCAGGGTGTAATCCAGCTCGGCTTCTTGGGCTGCGGCCAGCAAATGCAAGATTGTGTTGGTAGAACCACCCATGGCGATGTCGAGGGCCATCGCATTTTGAAAGGCCTCAAAATTGGCGATGTTGCGGGGCAAAATAGAATAATCATCTTGCTCGTAGTGGCGGCGTGCCAGCTCGACAATGCGGCGGCCCGCTTCTAAAAACAGCTTTTCACGATCGGCATGGGTGGCCAGCATCGAACCGTTGCCGGGCAGCGAAAGTCCCAGTGCTTCGGTGAGGCAGTTCATCGAGTTGGCGGTGAACATGCCAGAGCAAGAGCCGCAGGTAGGACAGGCAGAGCGTTCGTACTCAGCGACTTGCTCGTCGGTGGCGCTGTCGTCCACGGCAATTACCATGGCGTCGACCAGGTCCAGCTTGTGCTCAGACAGCTTGGTTTTACCGGCTTCCATTGGGCCGCCAGAAACAAAAATAACGGGAATGTTCAAACGCATGGCGGCGTTGAGCATCCCCGGCGTGATTTTGTCGCAGTTGGATATACACACCAGCGCATCGGCGCAGTGGGCATTGACCATATATTCTACGGAGTCGGCAATAATATCCCTACTGGGCAGGCTGTAGAGCATGCCGTCGTGACCCATGGCGATGCCATCGTCGACAGCAATGGTATTAAATTCTTTGGCGACGCCGCCGGCAGCTTCAATTTCTCGTGCTACCAATTGGCCCATGTCCTTAAGGTGGACATGGCCGGGCACAAACTGGGTAAAGGAGTTGGCAATGGCGATAATGGGTTTTTCAAAGTCGCCATCTTTCATGCCGGTGGCCCGCCACAAAGCGCGGGCACCCGCCATATTGCGGCCTGCGGTAGATGTTTTTGAACGATATGCGGGCATGATTGGCCTCAGACTGTCTAGCATTGAAATAAGGGTCGAAAGTTTATCACAGCACAGCCAGTGGCAATAATCCCGGCATGCTGCGTCAGCGGCTACAATCCGCTATTGTGGTCAAAAATAACGGCAGTAAAAATCTTTTTTGGGGGACATGTGGAAGAAACAGTAGATCAGGCCGTCGGCGCATTGGGCTCGACTGTGCCGGACTGGTTAATGGACTGGCTCCCATTTGTATTAGTGATGGCGCTGCTATTTTGTGTCTGGCTTTTTACCCGCAAAGTGTTTGCGGTACAAAAAGATCACGGCACGGATATTCGTTATCGTGAGCAGGGCAGCAAACTGCTGTTTCGCTTGGCGGGGGTGGTGTTGGCCATTGCCACACTGCCAATGGAAAGCGAGCTGCGTGGTCAATTGCTCAGCCTGGTGGGGCTGCTGGCATCGGCAGCTATTGCGCTGTCGTCGACCTCGGTGATGGGTAACCTGATGGCGGGATTTATGCTCCGCACCGTCAACAGCTTTCGGGCGGGGGACTATATCGAGTTTCGCAATGAATTGGGGCGAGTCTCCCAGCGTGGTTTATTGCATGTTGAAATTCAAAATGAAACCAGCGAGTTGGTTACCGTTCCTAATTTGCTGCTGGTGCAAGAACCCTACAATGTCGTGCGGGCTTCTGGCACGGTGGTATCTGCCGATGTGTCTTTGGGCTATGACGTTGACAGGCGGGATATTGAAAAAGCGCTGCTGGCCGCAATTGAGCAAGCCGAGCTGGAAGATGGCTTTGTACAGATTCGAGAGCTGGGGGATTTTTCGGTCAGTTATCGGGCCAATGGCTGGTTGAATGAGGCCGGTTTGCTGGTCAGTGCGCGTTCGCGGCTACGGGCCATGATCTTGGACGCGATGCATGGTGCCGGCATTGAAATTGTCTCCCCCACGTTTATGAATCAACGCCAGTTAAAAGGCGAGGGTAAGGTGATTCCGCAAGCGCCTCGTATTCCGCAAGAAGAAAATAATAATCATGGTCATGCTGAAGAAGTCCTCTTCAGCAAAGCGGAATCTGCCAGTGCAGTGGAAAAACTGGAAGACAAAATTAAAAAATTAAAAAATGCTCTTAAAGAAGAGGGCGATGCGACGGACGACGGCGAAGCTATGGATCGGGAGAAAGTAAAAGCAGAGTTAGCCGTGTTAACGGCAGAGCTGGAAGTTGCCCGGAACGAAGCCAAGCAGGAGGCGGAAAAAGATCGGGCGCAGGCAAAAGAAGAGGATGCTGACACAAAATCCGGGTAAAACATGGCAGGCATAAAGTTGTAGCATTGACCATTGCGAGAGAGTTGCAAGCTCTGCTGCAAAGATATTTTAACATGGATACTGTTAAATGAGTTATCGCTGTCAGTTGTGACAAAAGTGCGCAGTCTGATACCGCATTAAGATGTGCCTGGTAGTTAGCCCAAGGTTGGGTAAAGTCCCAAAAAAGAGGGATAGATTTATATGTGTCATTTTTTAGATTTTGGGTATTTGTAGGCGACCAAATAATATTGGAGGGAAGGGATGACCAAGGCTACGAGGATTTTATGGGCGTTGTTGATCGCTGGATCATGTACTGTTGCCCATGCTTCACCGCCAGCAGAACCGTCCGAGCCTTTGCCGTTGTCGGTGTATAGTGCCGAACCGGGGATTGAACAGATGGCGCTGTCGCTAACGGGTAAGTACCTCGCTTTTGTGACCTCGATGAACAATATGCGTCTGTTTGTAGTGGCGGAGGTGGGAGGCAAGGTACTGCACAAGATTGCTTTGGATGATCTTAATCTGGAGTACCTGAGCTGGGCGGGGGATGATTTTGTTCTTATTCACTCTCGCTCTGTGCAAAAACTGGGCTATTCGGTTGCTGGGCACTTTCAGTTGCATAATCTTCTGGTAGTAAATCGTCACAGCGGCAAGCTCGATGTACCGCTGAGCAACTCCAAGAAAGTGTTTAATGCGGCTTTTCATTTCTATATGCCGGTGCAGAAAAAGGGGCGCTGGTATCAGTGTCTCGATACCCTGTCTACTAATAGCAGCGCGTATACCCGCCAGGTGTGGATTAATGATTCAGAATTTCAACTCAGTTGTATCGATCTGAAAAGTGGTCGGATGTCATTGCTGGCTGGCAGTCGCGAAGATGGTGATGGCTGGTTGTTGGGCCCAGGTCTGCAGGTGCTGGCTACCGCCAGTTACGATGACTTAAAGCAGGAGTGGAAGCTTCAGCGAGATTGGCGTAGCAAAGCACTTTATACAGCGTCGTCCCGATATGGTGGTCATGAGATTGAGGGGCAGGGGCGAACCCCCGACACTTTAATTTTTAGCGCCAATACTGAGCACTATTACGAAATGCCTCTCAGCGGTGGCAAACCACGTCAGATTTATGCCAACTCGGTGGTTGAATGGCTCTATTTTGACCCTATAACCGGTTTGAATAGTGGCTATCTGAAGGCTGATGATGTGCCAGAGTTAGTGATGTTAGATCCGCTCCACAAGGCGCGTATTGAGGGCGCCAGAAAAGCGTTTCCCAATCTTAATGTGCATTTTCGCTCTTGGAATCAGGATGTCAGCCGCTTGGTGGTTTACACCGATGGTGATACTGATTCGGGTACTTGGTGGTTGGTGGATATCGCGGCGGGCAGTGCTGAAATATTGGGGGTCAACCACCCGTTGATAAAGTCCGCTCACGTTGCGCCGTTCAAAATGTGGCAATACAAAGCGGCAGACGGCTTGGATATTCACGCGGTGCTGACATTGCCGCCGGGTAAGCGTGCCGAAAAGCGGCCGCTGATTGTGTTGCCTCATGGCGGCCCGGAATCTCGGGATTACCTTCAGTTTGACTGGCTGGCCCAGGCCTTTGCGAGTCGGGGTTATGTTGTGCTGCAAGCTAATTTTCGCGGCTCCGACGGGTATGGCAGCAGGTTTCGCGACGCCGGTTTTGGCGAATTTGGCCGCAAAATGCAGAGTGATTTGTCAGACGGTGTTGCCGCACTGGCGGAGACTGGCATGATCGACCCAGCGCGGGTTTGTGTTGTTGGCGGCAGCTACGGTGGCTACGCGGCTCTGGCAGGTGTGTCTCTGCAGAAGGGTATTTATCGCTGTGCAGTGTCTATTGCTGGCATCAGCGATTTGCAATTGTTTCTCAGCAAAATGGAGCGGAATCGTTTTCACGCTGGACTGCGTTACTGGAAGGATTATTTAGGAGTGACGAGCTCGAAAGATGACCGGCTGCAAGCGCTGTCTCCTCGGGATAAGGCAAAGCGGATAAAAGTACCAGTGCTGCTAATTCATGGCGAATACGATACGGTGGTGCCGGTTGAGCAAAGCAGATTGATGGCCCGTCGTCTAAAATCGCTGGATTCGGAATACCAGTACGTCGAGTTGGAAACGGAAGATCATTATCTCTCTCAAGCCGCAACGCGACTGCAAGCATTGGAAGAGGCTATGGCCTTTGTGATGAAGCACAATCCACCAGATTAATATTCAATGTTGTGTTAAGGGGATAAAGAAAGGGGTGCATCTAAGTAATGCACAAGCATGTCGTAATATTAGCTGTATTCTTTAGTATCGTTTGTTCTGGCCTGGCCCAGGCAGGCTGTTCTGGTCAACAAAACCGGACACATTAATTTGGTGTCTGTCTTACAGATTCGATGAGAGGAAAAGAGAGAAAGAACTTAGCAAAGTGGATTTTTATGGGTATGTCAGCTCATAGCATGATTAAGCCTTGTTCAAATGTCTCAGAAAGTGAAATCGATAATTCTAATCAATATGCTGGTAGGTTAATTACACGACTGATAACAGAAGATTGCCCGGAACAAGTCAGGACGGCTTCCGAGGTTATGGGCTCCGCAGCATTTGAGCAAGCATTCAAAGTCGTCGGCGAGCTTGCAATGCAGGAATTAATGGCCGAGCTAAGCGTAGGATAATCTATAGGCGGTTTTGAAAAGTACCTTGATGATACTAGCGCTTGGGGGCCGTGGGGCTACACAATGATTGACTGAATATATGGCTGACTTGGTATAAGGAAGACTGAGAATGTTTGTAGTACGCGCCGTAGTGCTTTTTTTCATCGCGATCACGTTTGCACATGGGGACGAAGCCCCTATTCCACCTAGTATCGATAGCTACGCGATACTTCCGAGCATTGACGATGTGGCCTTGTCGATTTCTGGTCAATATATGGCAATGACCTCTACCGTCAAAGGGCGACGGATTTTAGTTATAGCCGAGAGTAGCGGCAAACTGCTGAACAGTTTTGGTTTGGGTGGCATTAAAGTGCGGTCGTTATTTTGGGCGGGGGATGATTATCTCATTGCCAGAACCAGCTCTACCCAAAATTTAGGTTTTGCCTATGGCGGCCGTTACGAACTGGGAAATTTGATGGTGATCCAGCGCGGTAGTGGCGAACTTAGTTGGCCGTTACACGAATCCGGTAGAGTTGTTAATGCCGCTTTTGGTTTTCAGCAACCCGCCCAAAAAAACGGTAAGTGGTATCAGTGTGTCGGTACTCTACCGCTATCTCGTAGTTCGCGCTCGGGGGAGGTCTGGATTGGCGACGATGAGGTGGATTTGAGCTGTATTAACCTAGAAACAGGCAAACTTAAAATTTTAAGAAAGGGGCGCAAAAACGGCGATGGTTGGTTGCTGGGTCCAGAGTTAGAAGTGCTGGCTCATGCATTAAATAATACTGCTCAGCAACGCTGGGTATTGAAAGCGAGCAATCAAGCCGACACTATTTTTAGTAACGCAACAATACTTGCAGAAGGGCCGTCACGCTACGGGCATAATGTAATTCTGGGTCGGGGCCGCACACCGGGCACAATTTTGTATTCCCTCGCCGATGCTCGCGGAAGTCACCGGTTGATGGAATCACCTCTGAGCGGTAAAGGCGAGGCGGTGGAGCTCTATGCAGATATCGACACGACTTCGCTAGCTTTTGATCCTCTGACGGGATTTTTCAGCGGTTATTGGGCTGAGGGGCCAGTTGAAGAATTAACAATGTTGGATGATAAAGCACAGGCTCGAGTCGTGGGCACACGCAAAGCTTTTCCCAATAGTACGGTACGGTTTGTTTCATGGAGCAAAGGGCTTGATCTTATTATTGTTTACACCGAAGGCAGTGACGATTCTGGTACTTGGTGGTTGGTGAATATTGGTGAAGGCAGTGCCACGCCTATTGGTGAAAGCTATCCAGGTATTAAGGCGAACCAAGTAGGAAAATTTAGTCTTTGGCACTACACCGCGCAAGATGGTCTCGCGATTGAGGCGATTATCACCGAGCCTGCTAGCGGTACAACAGAAAATATGCCGTTAATCGTGATGCCCCACGGCGGTCCGCAAGTAAAAGATCGGTTGCACTTTGATTGGATGGCTCAAGCTTTTGCCAGCCGTGGCTACTTGGTATTACAGCCAAATTTTCGGGGTTCCAGTGGCTACGGTCTAGGCTTTCGTAATGCCGGGTTTAATGAATGGGGGCGAAAAATGCAAAGCGACCTGTCCGACGGTGTTGCCGCGCTAGTGAAAGAGAAGCGCGTTGACCCTAATCGAGTGTGTATCATTGGTGGTAGTTATGGAGGCTATGCCGCACTTGCTGGCGTAACCTTACAACAGGGAATTTACCGGTGCGCGGTGTCTATTGCTGGCGTATCAGACCCTGTCGCTATGTTGCGTGAGCTAGAAGTGGACCGGCGGCGCAACTCACAGCGTTACTGGCAAGATTTTATGGGTGCAAAAAATTCGAGGGATGATGTTTTGGAAAATATTTCGCCATTGGCTCACGCGAAAAAAGCGGATGCCCCCATATTGTTGCTACACGGTGAAGATGATCTCGTTGTACCGATATCCCATAGCACGCGTATGGCAAAAAAATTAAAACGTGCAGATAAACCGTATAAATTTGTAAAGTTGAAAACCGAAGACCATTACTTGTCCCGAGAGGCCACCCGTCAACAAATGCTTCAAGAGGCGATGAACTTTGTGATGAAGCACAATCCACCAAGCTAGTATTCAATGTTGTATTAAAGGAATAAAGAAAGGGGAGAATCTAAGTAATGCACAAGCATGTCGCAATATTAGCTGTATTCTTTAGTATCGTTTGTTCTGGTATGGCCCAGGCAGGCCAAGAGGCACGGCAATTTGGTGTCTGTCTTACAGATTCGATGAGCGGAAAAGAGAGAAAAAATTTAGCAAAATGGATTTTTATGGGTATGTCAGCTCATAGCATGATTAAGCCTTATTCAAATGTCTCAGAAAGTGATATCGATAATTCTAATCAATATGTTGGTAAGTTAATTACACGACTGATAACAGAAGATTGCCCGGAACAAGCCAGGACGGCTTCAGAGGTTATGGGCTCCGCAGCATTTGAGCAAGCATTCAAAGTCGTCGGCGAGCTTGCAATGCAGGAATTAATGGCCGATCCAAGTGTAGGACAATCTATAGGCGGTTTTGAAAAGTACCTTGATCAGGAAAAATTCA
The DNA window shown above is from Spongiibacter sp. IMCC21906 and carries:
- a CDS encoding acyl-CoA dehydrogenase — translated: MTGLLSVLFLLVVFMSIFYLGLSLRRGSAVFFLAWLLAGSGCEFFLHPLSLLLLLAVLAVLNVQSLRMRFLSAPAKKMLAGMMPSLGDTEREALEAGTTWWEKDMFSGRPDWDKFAAIDLPVMTPAEQSFIDNEVEELCAMLDEWDIYHRRKDLPEEVWQYIKDKGFLGLIIPEEYGGKHFSPYAQSRTVGKIASRSTVAAVSVMVPNSLGPGELLVKYGTDEQKQYWLPKLAVGEEVPCFGLTSPEAGSDAGAIPDVGIVCRQEYEGQDTLGVKLSFSKRWITLAPIATVVGLAFKLRDPEGLIGDQVERGITCALVPASQPGMEIGRRHNPGSPFMNGPMTGVEVFIPMSMLIGGQERVGQGWRMLVECLGAGRGVSLPALSTAGGEMSYLMVGAFARIRRQFGISVGKFEGVQEATADIAASGYTLEAYRAFVTRALEDGAPSVLTAMAKYHATEMMREVVNDSMDVLGGRGIQMGPRNFMALVYQSIPIAITVEGANILTRSMIIFGQGAIRCHPYLAEELVVIQEEGEEALLRFDELLTAHLGHAIGVICRAIAKGVTAGWLAAPKKDTAFSKRWYRYLDRYSAALAASADIALATLGGDLKRKELLSARLGDVHSQLVIACALLKYQESLPDTEANRLHAEYSLRRCFKALNISLNAFYDNLPVPGLGMVMRRLFFPWGTPVPTLRDSQIRRLGSLIMEPNDVRKALSEAVFISKDPEDSTGRVNVTYQELIELEDDYDRFLKAESKGELSGKSVDDRIDNAAEKGLFSAEMAERLKRYEARRYDCLLTDAFDPTLENVDIRIARP
- a CDS encoding DUF2007 domain-containing protein, which gives rise to MSEVIFSHPNPMIVANAENVLAAAGIECELRNSFAIGASGGLACQDVWPQLLVADSDIEKAQCLLKKIAHHDGDDWQCSACGEDNAPAFELCWHCGATLPHN
- the ilvD gene encoding dihydroxy-acid dehydratase, yielding MPAYRSKTSTAGRNMAGARALWRATGMKDGDFEKPIIAIANSFTQFVPGHVHLKDMGQLVAREIEAAGGVAKEFNTIAVDDGIAMGHDGMLYSLPSRDIIADSVEYMVNAHCADALVCISNCDKITPGMLNAAMRLNIPVIFVSGGPMEAGKTKLSEHKLDLVDAMVIAVDDSATDEQVAEYERSACPTCGSCSGMFTANSMNCLTEALGLSLPGNGSMLATHADREKLFLEAGRRIVELARRHYEQDDYSILPRNIANFEAFQNAMALDIAMGGSTNTILHLLAAAQEAELDYTLKDIDALSRKVPQLCKVAPNTPLYHMEDVHRAGGVVAILGELDRAGLLHTDLPTVHASSVAASLAQWDIMQTELEAVKDFYKAGPAGIPTQQAFSQNTRWPSLDADRENGCIRSIEHAFSLEGGLAVLYGNIAVDGCVVKTSGVDESILVFEGPAHICESQEGAVDDILNDRVKAGDVVIVRYEGPKGGPGMQEMLYPTSYIKSKGLGKACALLTDGRFSGGTSGLSIGHASPEAAAGGAIALVNKGDIIRIDIPNRSINVLLDESELAKRRKAMDAKGADGWKPVNERPRKVSAALKAYAKMVTSADRGAVRDISQL
- a CDS encoding mechanosensitive ion channel family protein, whose protein sequence is MEETVDQAVGALGSTVPDWLMDWLPFVLVMALLFCVWLFTRKVFAVQKDHGTDIRYREQGSKLLFRLAGVVLAIATLPMESELRGQLLSLVGLLASAAIALSSTSVMGNLMAGFMLRTVNSFRAGDYIEFRNELGRVSQRGLLHVEIQNETSELVTVPNLLLVQEPYNVVRASGTVVSADVSLGYDVDRRDIEKALLAAIEQAELEDGFVQIRELGDFSVSYRANGWLNEAGLLVSARSRLRAMILDAMHGAGIEIVSPTFMNQRQLKGEGKVIPQAPRIPQEENNNHGHAEEVLFSKAESASAVEKLEDKIKKLKNALKEEGDATDDGEAMDREKVKAELAVLTAELEVARNEAKQEAEKDRAQAKEEDADTKSG
- a CDS encoding S9 family peptidase — translated: MTKATRILWALLIAGSCTVAHASPPAEPSEPLPLSVYSAEPGIEQMALSLTGKYLAFVTSMNNMRLFVVAEVGGKVLHKIALDDLNLEYLSWAGDDFVLIHSRSVQKLGYSVAGHFQLHNLLVVNRHSGKLDVPLSNSKKVFNAAFHFYMPVQKKGRWYQCLDTLSTNSSAYTRQVWINDSEFQLSCIDLKSGRMSLLAGSREDGDGWLLGPGLQVLATASYDDLKQEWKLQRDWRSKALYTASSRYGGHEIEGQGRTPDTLIFSANTEHYYEMPLSGGKPRQIYANSVVEWLYFDPITGLNSGYLKADDVPELVMLDPLHKARIEGARKAFPNLNVHFRSWNQDVSRLVVYTDGDTDSGTWWLVDIAAGSAEILGVNHPLIKSAHVAPFKMWQYKAADGLDIHAVLTLPPGKRAEKRPLIVLPHGGPESRDYLQFDWLAQAFASRGYVVLQANFRGSDGYGSRFRDAGFGEFGRKMQSDLSDGVAALAETGMIDPARVCVVGGSYGGYAALAGVSLQKGIYRCAVSIAGISDLQLFLSKMERNRFHAGLRYWKDYLGVTSSKDDRLQALSPRDKAKRIKVPVLLIHGEYDTVVPVEQSRLMARRLKSLDSEYQYVELETEDHYLSQAATRLQALEEAMAFVMKHNPPD
- a CDS encoding S9 family peptidase: MFVVRAVVLFFIAITFAHGDEAPIPPSIDSYAILPSIDDVALSISGQYMAMTSTVKGRRILVIAESSGKLLNSFGLGGIKVRSLFWAGDDYLIARTSSTQNLGFAYGGRYELGNLMVIQRGSGELSWPLHESGRVVNAAFGFQQPAQKNGKWYQCVGTLPLSRSSRSGEVWIGDDEVDLSCINLETGKLKILRKGRKNGDGWLLGPELEVLAHALNNTAQQRWVLKASNQADTIFSNATILAEGPSRYGHNVILGRGRTPGTILYSLADARGSHRLMESPLSGKGEAVELYADIDTTSLAFDPLTGFFSGYWAEGPVEELTMLDDKAQARVVGTRKAFPNSTVRFVSWSKGLDLIIVYTEGSDDSGTWWLVNIGEGSATPIGESYPGIKANQVGKFSLWHYTAQDGLAIEAIITEPASGTTENMPLIVMPHGGPQVKDRLHFDWMAQAFASRGYLVLQPNFRGSSGYGLGFRNAGFNEWGRKMQSDLSDGVAALVKEKRVDPNRVCIIGGSYGGYAALAGVTLQQGIYRCAVSIAGVSDPVAMLRELEVDRRRNSQRYWQDFMGAKNSRDDVLENISPLAHAKKADAPILLLHGEDDLVVPISHSTRMAKKLKRADKPYKFVKLKTEDHYLSREATRQQMLQEAMNFVMKHNPPS